In one Silene latifolia isolate original U9 population chromosome 10, ASM4854445v1, whole genome shotgun sequence genomic region, the following are encoded:
- the LOC141607579 gene encoding uncharacterized protein LOC141607579, with the protein MLVNQEWLHSFPKFFAIFLPEGMFDHTPCLVSESPTLGSRKRSFKYFNIWCTASGFLDSVSMNWRKSVYGTKMYRVVRKLKFLKPALRKINRDHFSDIENSADIAHTKLIMLQKELMIKPGDIDLRRQEYEASQTSRVLQEAKINFLRQKAKAHWIEDGDVNSSYFHGVIKEEVIKVNHRVVQEGNLCTDAHVQTLLIPINKEEIKDIIFHIQNDKAPGPDGFSSKFFKDSWDIGGGEKTAAILDFFDTGQLLKQVNATLVTLIPKVTRPESMLQYRPITCCNVIYTCIYKLICNRLAGVLPEIIAPNQGGFIQGRSIMENILICQDLIKLYNRKECLLDVY; encoded by the exons ATGCTTGTCAATCAAGAGTGGCTGCATAGTTTCCCTAAGTTCTTTGCAATTTTTTTACCAGAGGGAATGTTTGATCATACTCCTTGCCTGGTGAGTGAGTCACCTACACTAGGCTCTAGAAAAAGATCtttcaaatattttaatataTGGTGTACTGCCTCTGGTTTTTTGGACTCTGTGAGCATGAATTGGAGAAAATCAGTATATGGTACTAAAATGTATAGGGTTGTCAGgaagttaaaatttttgaagCCTGCCTTGAGGAAGATTAACAGAGACCATTTCTCAGATATTGAAAATTCAGCAGATATTGCACACACCAAACTGATTATGCTGCAAAAAGAATTGATGATAAAACCAGGGGACATTGATCTAAGGAGGCAAGAATATGAGGCTAGTCAGACCTCAAGGGTACTCCAAGAGGCTAAAATAAATTTTCTGAGACAAAAAGCAAAAGCTCATTGGATTGAGGATGGAGATGTGAACTCTTCTTACTTTCACGGTGTGATTAAG GAAGAAGTAATAAAGGTTAATCATAGAGTGGTGCAAGAGGGAAATCTGTGTACTGATGCTCATGTTCAGACTTTATTGATTCCCATCAATAAAGAAGAAATAAAGGATATTATTTTTCATATTCAAAATGATAAAGCTCCAGGTCCAGATGGTTTCTCAAGCAAATTCTTCAAAGACTCATGGGATATAGGGGGGGGAGAAAAAACTGCAGctattttggatttttttgacaCAGGTCAGTTACTAAAGCAAGTAAATGCAACCTTGGTTACATTAATTCCAAAAGTAACCAGACCTGAATCTATGCTCCAGTATAGGCCCATAACATGTTGTAATGTCATTTATACATGCATTTATAAGCTTATTTGCAATAGGCTAGCAGGAGTGCTCCCTGAGATTATTGCTCCTAACCAAGGGGGTTTTATACAAGGCAGAAGTATCAtggaaaatattttgatttgccAGGATCTGATCAAGCTTTATAATAGGAAGGAGTGTCTTCTAGATGTTTACTGA
- the LOC141607580 gene encoding uncharacterized protein LOC141607580, whose amino-acid sequence MLEVQIGQQFLSELSFIDEVGRVQTARLVYDWLPTTCTACRGMGHIADICRKGDGAVGTRRVWKPKVIAQQKQAQVGAKSKAPMPQKKQAGPQKATPPKTVAPSVPTPVVTPVVQRAPPVVMTKGPVTEPSMPRRMLTRLMRGDNAERRLFTPGGLSFMESLNLSLQKSKAGLMERVLFEKGESSNHHTDNGCHKGGRIWLIWDPGMFMVSIQEVTAQCIHAQIMDRGRNISFWLTMIYGLNKPAERDSLWQSLRKYHQSIRVPWITCGDFNPVMAIDERIGGAPVTLADINPLKQLVQGCDLYEFKGCGSFYTWTNKHEAGDKVYSRIDRVFTNEDWLNVFPGSYANFLPEGLFDHCPCLINFEEAIHNRKMPFKYFNMWASAPNFLETVQNSWGPEVRGNAMFTVVTKLKRLKNDFKALNKEQFSDIENLTRVAEMSLEHYQTLLREDPLNERVCQAESECAKEVRLLQQARNDYLQQKAKISWALDGDENSAVFHASIKKRRRKNKVF is encoded by the exons ATGCTTGAAGTACAAATTGGGCAACAGTTCCTCTCTGAATTGTCTTTTATTGATGAAGTGGGTAGGGTTCAGACAGCTAGGCTGGTCTATGATTGGCTTCCCACCACCTGCACTGCTTGTCGTGGAATGGGGCATATAGCTGATATTTGCAGGAAGGGGGACGGGGCTGTTGGAACTCGCAGGGTATGGAAACCAAAGGTAATTGCTCAGCAGAAACAGGCTCAGGTAGGGGCAAAGAGTAAGGCTCCTATGCCTCAGAAGAAGCAGGCTGGTCCACAGAAAGCTACTCCACCTAAGACTGTGGCACCTAGTGTCCCCACTCCAGTGGTTACTCCTGTGGTTCAGAGAGCTCCTCCTGTGGTGATGACTAAGGGTCCTGTTACTGAGCCTTCTATGCCTAGGAGGATGCTGACTAGATTGATGAGGGGAGACAATGCTGAAAGGAGGCTGTTTACTCCTGGAGGTTTGTCTTTTATGGAGTCCCTGAATCTTTCTCTCCAAAAGTCTAAAGCAGGTTTGATGGAAAGGGTTTTGTTTGAAAAAGGTGAATCTAGTAATCATCATACTGATAATGG TTGTCACAAAGGTGGTAGGATTTGGTTGATATGGGATCCTGGTATGTTTATGGTGTCTATTCAGGAGGTTACTGCTCAATGTATTCATGCTCAGATCATGGATAGGGGAAGGAATATATCTTTTTGGCTGACCATGATCTATGGCTTGAATAAACCAGCTGAGAGAGACAGTTTATGGCAAAGTCTTAGGAAGTATCATCAAAGCATTAGGGTGCCTTGGATTACTTGTGGGGATTTTAATCCTGTGATGGCAATTGATGAAAGAATTGGAGGGGCACCTGTTACCCTGGCTGACATCAATCCACTTAAACAGCTGGTGCAGGGGTGTGATTTGTATGAATTTAAGGGGTGTGGATCTTTTTACACTTGGACAAATAAGCATGAAGCTGGGGATAAGGTGTATAGTAGGATTGATAGAGTTTTCACTAATGAAGATTGGTTGAATGTTTTTCCTGGAAGCTATGCAAATTTCCTTCCTGAAGGTTTGTTTGATCATTGCCCATGCCTTATTAACTTTGAGGAAGCAATTCATAATAGGAAGATGCCTTTtaaatatttcaatatgtgggcTAGTGCACCTAATTTTCTGGAAACTGTTCAAAATAGTTGGGGACCTGAAGTTAGGGGCAATGCCATGTTTACAGTGGTGACAAAACTCAAAAGATTGAAAAACGATTTCAAGGCACTGAACAAGGAACAGTTTAGTGACATTGAGAATCTTACTCGTGTTGCTGAGATGTCCTTGGAGCATTATCAAACCTTGCTCAGAGAGGATCCTCTTAATGAGAGGGTTTGCCAGGCTGAGAGTGAGTGTGCCAAAGAGGTCAGATTATTACAACAGGCTAGAAATGACTACCTGCAACAGAAAGCAAAGATTTCATGGGCTTTAGATGGTGATGAAAACTCAGCTGTTTTTCATGCCAGTATTAAAAAGAGAAGGAGGAAAAATAAAGTTTTCTAG